The following proteins are encoded in a genomic region of alpha proteobacterium U9-1i:
- a CDS encoding VirD2 components (type IV secretory pathway), with protein MRHALYVERDGAGREGDPVQVFDRELDRADGAAFVERCENDRHHFRVIISPEHGGQIDDLKGYTRDLVRRVELDLGTRIDWIAAEHHDTGRPHVHLLMRGRRDDGRDLVIPRSYVSRGFRERAEGLATELLGPRLEPDRLDRAVKLERFTELDRDLLSHARGGEIALANLPDEGKRASRLVQRLNRLEELGLAEQPRPGAWRLQGDLEDQLMRLADRRERERATARLLAHEDRGVQPDRTRELEAAHSSQRVTGRLIGLEQLGDDARGPHLLGVEGIDGKFWTARVGRLEDLRGLAGVERGAIVQLDRATPEMRTSDRAIWEIAEKNGLTYSADLHRGMRPGDRDNYITMHERRLEALRRDGIVTRDSGGAFHLPNDYQSRVAAREGLGGRESARVTLLDPHSLERQADYRGPTWLDRMADGIEDRSQFRQEGFGKEVSQAWKRRETTLEKLGLGENRADGFHPAQDWRGVLSTMEEKAARERIERDTGRAPHFARDGDQVQGLYTSRIHMAEQSFALIERVDHRFSSTLVPWRPEMDRALNQFVSGRVNGRDFDFKYGKGVEKEIAKALSIGGRG; from the coding sequence ATGCGTCATGCCCTCTATGTCGAGCGCGACGGCGCCGGACGCGAGGGCGATCCCGTTCAGGTGTTTGATCGTGAGCTAGACAGGGCCGACGGCGCCGCCTTCGTCGAGCGCTGCGAGAACGACCGCCACCATTTCCGGGTCATTATCTCGCCCGAGCACGGCGGCCAAATCGACGACCTCAAAGGCTACACCCGCGACCTCGTACGACGGGTCGAACTCGATCTCGGCACGCGCATCGACTGGATCGCCGCCGAGCACCACGACACGGGCCGGCCCCATGTCCATTTGCTGATGCGCGGTCGCCGCGACGATGGGCGCGACTTGGTGATCCCGCGCTCCTACGTTTCCCGTGGTTTCCGGGAGCGGGCGGAGGGACTGGCAACCGAGCTACTTGGTCCACGCCTTGAGCCGGATCGGCTTGATCGCGCGGTGAAGCTCGAACGCTTCACCGAACTTGACCGTGATCTCTTGAGTCACGCGCGTGGCGGTGAAATCGCGCTCGCCAATTTGCCCGACGAAGGCAAACGCGCCAGCAGACTGGTTCAGCGCCTCAATCGCCTAGAAGAGCTGGGCCTGGCCGAGCAGCCGCGACCCGGCGCCTGGCGGCTGCAGGGCGATCTGGAAGACCAGCTCATGCGCCTCGCAGATCGGCGCGAACGCGAACGCGCGACGGCACGCCTGTTGGCGCACGAGGATCGCGGTGTTCAGCCCGATCGAACACGAGAACTGGAAGCCGCGCACTCAAGCCAGCGCGTGACCGGTCGCCTGATTGGATTGGAGCAGCTTGGTGACGACGCTCGCGGCCCTCACCTCCTTGGCGTCGAAGGCATCGATGGCAAGTTCTGGACGGCTCGCGTTGGGCGTCTCGAAGATCTCCGTGGTCTGGCCGGGGTCGAACGCGGAGCGATTGTCCAGCTCGATCGAGCCACCCCGGAAATGCGCACTTCGGATCGCGCGATCTGGGAGATCGCCGAGAAGAATGGCCTCACCTACTCGGCTGACCTGCATCGCGGCATGCGTCCAGGGGATCGCGACAACTACATCACCATGCATGAGCGTCGATTGGAGGCGCTCCGGCGCGACGGCATCGTCACCCGCGACTCCGGTGGGGCGTTTCATCTCCCCAACGATTATCAATCCCGCGTGGCGGCGCGCGAAGGCTTGGGCGGGCGCGAAAGCGCACGCGTCACCCTACTCGACCCACACTCGCTTGAGCGGCAAGCAGACTATCGCGGACCCACATGGCTCGACCGGATGGCTGACGGCATCGAAGACCGAAGCCAATTCCGCCAGGAAGGCTTTGGAAAGGAAGTGAGCCAGGCCTGGAAACGACGGGAAACGACGTTGGAGAAGCTTGGCCTTGGCGAAAACCGCGCCGACGGCTTCCATCCGGCGCAAGACTGGCGCGGCGTCCTATCGACGATGGAAGAGAAAGCGGCGCGCGAACGCATCGAGCGCGACACTGGCCGCGCGCCCCACTTCGCCCGCGATGGCGATCAGGTTCAGGGGCTTTATACGAGCCGCATACACATGGCGGAACAGAGCTTCGCGCTCATCGAGCGCGTCGATCATCGCTTCTCGTCAACACTTGTGCCGTGGCGGCCTGAAATGGACCGCGCGCTCAATCAATTCGTCTCAGGCCGCGTCAATGGACGCGACTTCGACTTCAAGTATGGCAAAGGCGTCGAGAAGGAGATCGCCAAGGCGCTCAGTATCGGCGGGCGCGGCTAG
- a CDS encoding VirD2 components (type IV secretory pathway), with the protein MPSASISESLRHSALLKPFDRPHTLAGNRGMQVERGEDLLKGRIEKGRRAPAARSGSLGAQLSKLLAERKGSGPSSRRGKFKTGYAADPRQRAVVTVFPQSHRGDAAGKLVAHGKYLERDGAGPDGEKGQLYDRDHDGIEASARLTDWAENDPRHFRLMLAPESGVRIQDLKDFTRATMARMERDIGHKLDWMAVDHHNTDNPHVHVILRGRSRDGVEFTLARDYIRHGLRNSARDIATEVLGNRGRDDERLALERETRAEKKTRLDQLLEAELKPDKPIRIQAIGRRFEPMLRAALRNRVRELAKMGLAREEKRDRFRFEPDWTARLEGIGVGIDLRRRLGRELAPGQGRLKLYDREMGRIAGEVLEAGRRGEKGKGYVIVRDKFKRPVLANVRHRDVDGLEPGAIVAIEPKTHEGPGTRVRLDRLSETPIKSQIDAPAETELDREIVRTLAGAPNRLPNTREVRNAVSERVAWHQREGNGQRDLTGRFEFEPGALDRLKSAEFSRAEDKLVKATGKRAIDVADGLEREWRVRGFIQLQQGRFAALERNDSVALLRLSRGVSLKQGKAYSMSVANGKVKATPSLGLER; encoded by the coding sequence ATGCCCAGCGCCAGCATTTCGGAGTCGTTGCGACACTCAGCGCTGCTGAAGCCGTTCGATCGGCCGCACACGCTCGCGGGCAATCGCGGCATGCAGGTCGAGCGCGGTGAAGACCTGCTCAAGGGCCGGATCGAGAAGGGGCGGAGGGCGCCAGCGGCGCGCTCCGGATCGCTCGGCGCGCAGCTCTCGAAGTTGCTTGCGGAGCGAAAAGGCAGCGGGCCCAGCTCGCGCCGAGGCAAGTTCAAAACCGGCTATGCCGCAGATCCGCGTCAGCGTGCTGTGGTGACCGTGTTTCCGCAAAGCCATCGCGGCGACGCGGCTGGCAAATTGGTGGCGCATGGCAAGTATCTGGAGCGGGACGGGGCGGGGCCAGATGGCGAGAAGGGTCAGCTCTATGACCGTGACCATGATGGGATTGAAGCGTCGGCGCGGCTGACCGATTGGGCCGAGAACGACCCACGCCATTTCCGGCTGATGCTCGCCCCTGAAAGCGGCGTCCGCATCCAGGACCTCAAGGACTTCACCCGTGCGACCATGGCGCGGATGGAGCGCGACATCGGTCACAAACTCGATTGGATGGCGGTCGATCACCACAACACCGACAACCCGCATGTCCACGTCATCTTGCGCGGGCGCAGCCGCGATGGCGTCGAGTTCACGCTGGCGCGCGACTATATTCGCCACGGCCTGCGCAACAGCGCCCGCGACATCGCCACAGAGGTGCTGGGCAATCGCGGCCGGGACGATGAGCGCTTGGCGCTGGAGCGGGAAACGCGCGCGGAAAAGAAGACCCGCCTCGACCAATTGCTGGAGGCGGAGCTGAAGCCCGATAAGCCGATCCGCATTCAAGCCATTGGGCGTCGGTTCGAGCCGATGTTGAGAGCCGCGCTCCGCAACCGGGTCCGCGAGCTCGCGAAGATGGGCCTGGCGCGCGAAGAGAAGCGTGACCGGTTTCGGTTCGAGCCGGACTGGACGGCGCGACTGGAAGGGATCGGCGTCGGCATCGATCTGCGCCGCCGGCTCGGGCGCGAACTAGCGCCAGGGCAGGGGCGGCTCAAACTTTACGACCGCGAGATGGGGCGCATCGCTGGCGAGGTGCTGGAAGCGGGACGCCGGGGCGAGAAGGGCAAGGGCTACGTCATCGTGCGCGACAAGTTTAAGCGCCCGGTGCTGGCCAATGTTCGCCATCGCGACGTCGACGGCCTGGAGCCCGGCGCTATCGTCGCCATCGAGCCGAAAACGCACGAGGGACCCGGCACCCGGGTCCGGCTTGATCGGCTCTCGGAAACTCCGATCAAATCGCAGATCGATGCACCTGCCGAGACTGAACTCGACCGCGAGATCGTCCGTACGCTCGCCGGCGCGCCGAACCGGCTGCCGAACACGCGCGAGGTCCGCAATGCCGTTAGCGAGCGGGTGGCATGGCACCAGCGCGAAGGCAACGGCCAGCGCGATCTGACCGGGCGCTTCGAGTTTGAACCCGGCGCACTGGATCGGCTCAAATCAGCGGAGTTCTCGCGCGCCGAGGACAAGCTGGTGAAGGCGACCGGCAAGCGCGCCATTGACGTCGCCGATGGGCTGGAGCGCGAATGGCGCGTTCGCGGCTTCATTCAATTGCAGCAAGGACGCTTCGCCGCGCTCGAACGAAATGATTCCGTGGCGCTGTTGCGGCTCTCGCGCGGCGTCTCGTTGAAGCAAGGCAAGGCCTATTCGATGTCGGTTGCGAACGGAAAAGTGAAGGCAACGCCGTCGCTCGGCTTGGAGCGCTGA
- a CDS encoding bleomycin resistance protein has protein sequence MTDHATANLPSRDLDKTAAFYVALGFEVGFKDDGWMILSRGNLQLEFFPHAELDPRTSCFSACLRVDDLDALYADFSKSNLPNDCWSVPRMDKPEVMPFGLRMFHLIDLDGSLLRCIDNRATSSAN, from the coding sequence ATGACGGACCACGCGACCGCCAATCTTCCGAGCCGCGACCTGGACAAGACGGCGGCGTTCTATGTGGCGCTAGGCTTCGAGGTCGGGTTCAAAGACGACGGTTGGATGATCCTTTCGCGCGGCAACCTGCAGCTGGAGTTCTTTCCGCACGCCGAGCTTGACCCGCGGACGAGCTGCTTCTCCGCCTGCTTGCGTGTGGACGATCTCGATGCGCTCTACGCGGATTTCAGCAAGAGCAACTTGCCGAACGACTGTTGGTCTGTCCCGCGCATGGACAAGCCGGAGGTCATGCCTTTCGGCTTGCGCATGTTCCACTTGATCGACCTCGACGGCAGCTTACTGCGCTGCATCGACAATAGAGCGACAAGCAGCGCGAACTAG
- a CDS encoding death on curing protein Doc toxin: MIPATPQAGMVLRYSFLWAHEAERGQEEGAKDRPVVVLILMADGEEAVVAPITTVPPEAGAPAIEIPPRVRAHLGLDADQCWISIATINRFVWPGPDLRAVPDRTPATALYGYIPQKLLDAARNSAIAELSKRVPGLIVSRSAK; encoded by the coding sequence ATGATCCCGGCGACGCCGCAAGCAGGCATGGTGCTGCGCTACAGTTTCTTGTGGGCGCATGAGGCTGAGCGCGGTCAGGAAGAAGGCGCGAAAGACCGGCCGGTTGTCGTGCTCATTCTGATGGCCGACGGCGAGGAAGCGGTGGTGGCCCCGATCACGACCGTGCCGCCGGAAGCGGGCGCGCCTGCCATCGAAATCCCGCCGCGCGTGAGGGCCCATCTTGGCCTCGATGCGGACCAGTGCTGGATCAGCATCGCCACGATCAATCGCTTCGTGTGGCCGGGCCCCGACCTTCGGGCCGTGCCTGATCGCACGCCCGCCACGGCGCTTTATGGATACATTCCGCAAAAGCTGCTCGATGCGGCGAGAAACAGCGCGATTGCCGAACTCAGCAAGCGCGTGCCGGGCCTGATCGTCAGCCGCTCAGCAAAATAG
- a CDS encoding heavy metal resistance transcriptional regulator HmrR produces MDASDFTIGWLSQQTGVNIETVRYYERIGLLPKPPRSDGGRRLYDPAAARRLNFIRRSRELGFSIDEIRALLVLSGGNGRCADVHALTVRHLDEVRAKIADLRKLERTLARTAERCARDASPECPIIEALSAPDARR; encoded by the coding sequence TTGGACGCGTCAGACTTCACGATCGGATGGTTGAGCCAGCAAACCGGCGTCAACATAGAAACCGTGCGGTATTACGAGCGGATCGGGCTCCTGCCCAAGCCGCCGCGTTCGGATGGCGGCCGCCGCCTCTACGACCCTGCCGCCGCGCGCCGGCTCAATTTCATTCGGCGATCCCGGGAACTCGGGTTTTCGATCGACGAGATTCGCGCCCTGTTGGTCTTGTCCGGCGGCAACGGTCGCTGTGCCGATGTGCACGCGCTGACAGTCCGGCATCTTGACGAGGTGCGCGCTAAGATCGCTGACCTACGAAAACTCGAGCGCACGCTGGCGCGAACGGCTGAGCGTTGCGCGCGCGATGCCTCGCCCGAGTGCCCGATCATTGAGGCGCTCTCCGCGCCAGACGCGCGTCGATGA
- a CDS encoding phage integrase, translating into MQAAQRLTKRVIDAAEPNQDKAYCIWDSDVKGFRLRIRPSGRKTFELKYRAGRRQRLLVIGDYGPFTAEKARKAAEDAKHNASGGGDPQHEKVVHRNASTVAELIQLYLTEGRIDKPNKRESSWECDKRDLLLHVHPILGATPINALTTPDIQRWQRDVAAFKTAKVRKLGFRKLSCTRGGPKVVGRATRTLSAMLNWAIKRELIKDNPAARVSKPADVMRERFLTDEEAVHLFTTLDDMETLAEIRPDHADLFRIIALTGSRLAEMRDLAWSEVDFSRPAVVLAPERHKTGQGGRRKVINLNAATVEILKRRANKTDWVFPKPAPYHGPMETPRHAWRAVLKRTKFENLRIHDLRHTFASLLIKDGHSLAFVQKALGHSRPEVTARYAHLKDEATRAAFDHVGAIYTGAKQAEPQTEDATAPSANAA; encoded by the coding sequence ATGCAGGCTGCTCAACGTCTCACCAAACGCGTCATCGACGCCGCCGAACCGAACCAGGACAAAGCATACTGCATCTGGGACAGCGACGTAAAAGGCTTCCGTCTGCGTATCCGCCCGAGCGGGCGCAAGACCTTCGAACTCAAGTACCGCGCCGGCCGGCGCCAGCGCCTCTTGGTGATCGGCGACTACGGCCCCTTCACCGCCGAGAAGGCCCGCAAGGCCGCCGAGGACGCCAAGCACAACGCCAGCGGCGGCGGCGACCCCCAGCATGAAAAGGTGGTCCACCGAAACGCCTCGACGGTAGCGGAACTGATCCAGCTCTATTTGACCGAAGGCCGGATCGATAAACCGAACAAGCGCGAGAGTTCCTGGGAGTGCGACAAGCGAGACCTGTTGCTGCACGTCCACCCTATCCTCGGGGCGACGCCGATCAACGCGCTCACCACACCTGACATCCAGCGCTGGCAGCGCGACGTCGCCGCCTTCAAGACCGCAAAGGTTAGGAAGCTCGGCTTCCGCAAGCTCTCCTGCACCCGCGGCGGGCCCAAGGTGGTCGGACGCGCCACGCGCACCCTTTCGGCAATGCTCAACTGGGCGATCAAACGCGAGCTCATCAAGGACAACCCGGCCGCGCGGGTGTCCAAACCAGCCGATGTGATGCGCGAGCGCTTCCTCACCGACGAGGAAGCCGTCCACCTTTTTACGACATTGGACGACATGGAAACGCTCGCCGAAATCCGGCCCGACCATGCCGACCTCTTCCGCATCATCGCCCTGACCGGCTCGCGGCTGGCCGAAATGCGCGACTTGGCTTGGTCGGAGGTGGACTTCTCGCGCCCTGCCGTCGTGCTGGCGCCTGAGCGTCATAAGACGGGCCAGGGCGGGCGACGCAAAGTCATCAATCTTAATGCGGCCACCGTCGAGATTTTGAAGCGCCGGGCCAACAAGACCGACTGGGTGTTTCCGAAGCCCGCGCCCTACCACGGCCCGATGGAGACGCCGCGACATGCGTGGCGGGCGGTGCTGAAGCGCACGAAATTCGAAAATCTGCGCATCCATGATTTGCGGCACACGTTCGCGTCGCTCTTGATAAAAGACGGACACAGCCTCGCCTTCGTGCAAAAGGCGCTAGGCCACTCGCGACCGGAAGTGACCGCGCGCTATGCGCACCTCAAGGACGAAGCCACGCGCGCTGCGTTCGACCACGTCGGCGCCATCTACACCGGCGCGAAACAGGCGGAGCCGCAGACAGAAGACGCTACAGCTCCAAGCGCCAACGCGGCCTGA
- a CDS encoding heavy metal RND efflux outer membrane protein of CzcC family: protein MRHAWALACAVTLAPAAYAQDLSFTDALERAASEGPTIVARRAALDAATRGIGPAGALPDPELVLAIENVPATGPDRYRLDRDEMTMQRVGVMQEMPSFAELGARRAMARAEAERAGAGLELGRLEARLGAAQAWIGLYYAERRVALLERLSREARASAEAARARLGAGAGSVDEAIAAEVEAARFEDRGAEASASVIAMRAELRRWIGEAADEPLADAAPAFVIDAEMLRQHLRRHPALAAYDAESDVAQAGLRMARAERWPDWSWELSYGRRDPALEDMASVEVRVGLPLFQAWRQGPLIDARRSDVVRVGAEREATLREHEAMLEAGLAQHAALSASVARARDVRLPLARQRAEASAGAFAAGNASAGALIAARRDAREAELDLITLEERLALTGAALTLQYAEMTP, encoded by the coding sequence ATGCGTCACGCATGGGCATTGGCCTGCGCCGTCACCTTGGCGCCGGCCGCATACGCACAAGATTTGAGTTTCACCGACGCGCTGGAGCGCGCGGCGAGCGAGGGGCCGACCATCGTCGCCCGGCGCGCGGCGCTTGATGCGGCGACGCGCGGCATCGGTCCCGCCGGCGCGCTGCCCGATCCCGAACTGGTGCTGGCGATCGAGAACGTCCCAGCGACGGGACCGGATCGCTATCGCCTCGACCGCGACGAGATGACGATGCAGCGCGTCGGCGTCATGCAGGAGATGCCGAGCTTCGCCGAGCTGGGCGCGCGGCGCGCCATGGCGCGCGCGGAAGCGGAACGCGCCGGCGCGGGTTTGGAGTTGGGGCGCCTCGAAGCGCGCCTCGGCGCAGCGCAAGCCTGGATCGGACTCTATTATGCCGAGCGCCGCGTGGCGCTCTTGGAAAGACTTTCGCGGGAGGCGCGCGCATCGGCCGAAGCGGCGCGCGCGCGGCTCGGGGCCGGTGCAGGCAGCGTCGATGAAGCCATCGCCGCCGAAGTGGAAGCGGCGCGCTTTGAAGATCGCGGCGCGGAGGCGTCCGCTTCCGTCATCGCCATGCGCGCTGAATTGCGCCGCTGGATTGGCGAGGCGGCCGACGAGCCGCTGGCTGATGCTGCGCCCGCCTTTGTCATCGACGCCGAAATGCTGCGCCAGCATCTGCGGCGCCATCCGGCGCTTGCAGCCTACGACGCCGAGAGCGATGTGGCGCAAGCGGGCCTTCGCATGGCGCGCGCCGAACGCTGGCCCGATTGGTCTTGGGAGCTGTCCTACGGACGGCGCGATCCGGCGCTTGAAGACATGGCTTCCGTTGAAGTGCGCGTTGGGCTGCCGCTCTTTCAAGCCTGGCGGCAGGGGCCGCTGATCGACGCGCGGCGCTCCGATGTCGTGCGCGTTGGCGCCGAGCGTGAAGCAACGCTCCGCGAGCACGAAGCGATGCTTGAGGCGGGACTTGCGCAACACGCGGCACTCTCGGCAAGCGTGGCGCGGGCGCGCGATGTGAGGTTGCCGCTGGCGCGCCAGCGCGCCGAAGCCTCGGCCGGCGCCTTTGCCGCCGGCAATGCGAGCGCCGGTGCGCTCATCGCCGCGCGGCGCGATGCGCGCGAAGCGGAATTGGATCTGATCACGCTTGAAGAGCGCCTCGCGCTCACGGGTGCGGCGCTCACGTTGCAATATGCGGAGATGACCCCATGA
- a CDS encoding relA/spoT, protein MRSALEGAGIAFVAGGAVEAGSLGAFSGAGMTMDAYERQGVSRYAQLAAIVASILDAAIRAQPNLHAQPAQYRAKDPASLKAKLVKLEIAEGRDLTTAIKDLAGVRLVFYSNADVDRFLHSGIVRDNFDVDWSRTRLHYPGADPAQPDNQFIGNNYVVRLKPDRAALPEYAPVAGLWCEVQVQTILNHAWSAMAHDTIYKRPDLAGVGQAQMERINARMSKIMRQYLLPAGFEFQKVLADFDRLAEGKNLFDTDVLDQIVNAPDNNVRYDLIDAFDDNVLPLYDNITDVYPAIRDALLRAVAVARTTPEQPKETPYGSFMARTVKAITDRVLKIVMRLRYVDIEATFDALAELYLGAAAEEEREYVVKAAAEFAKHDLAVWRQHGAIVQIRLLDRIDTLDENHRALLRPLLTEIYRSALDPEVHGTTSTWNAVQISTGSVVASDALKIMRRRAIAALFAQYLAAATDVERRDIIAALNRATRMPIRGNYADALLVAVLDDTKTVVDFYASQASAQAHELRQAIEHDLLFLYHRNRGVPQEGEFAEAIAAARAALDAAILRYRDTVNAIADFVAFKTLVGYQSVFEPEWENSQLGWEAKEAYRETRIEDYVAGIDASNADHWFDIALSCASVKSNDLATFPSFGKFIRRVSELKPDIGEAWLEKAQGTPLARFMPGFLHGLAKSRPKLARKIASSAIAKGEFLAEVVLWLRHAEPLDGSLAKRGAGAAIKRDAADAVYTALEMAVARAPDLGAAEAREIFLSCLNYLDRTNNVHWTLTGSIWWEKNKFADALTDDDLRTVLKALVAVPEVDWHVETMLMDMSARVPSDVIALFGQRFAHENALREDPLSARYEALPFKLDRLAPHLAAHVELTLAQAAVWNAADPRLARFKSAAFMAKLHPQWSAGLENALWTLFETGDQTTREFVLAVLANYEGAAFMHPLLRNIVAALPEGDELLSDVSLALHETGVMHGEFGAVAAYRAKADALKAWLTDERARVRAFAEDTMRGYENHIAAEQRRAEEDLAMRRLAYDEPPVPPSEATEGEEQS, encoded by the coding sequence ATGCGCAGCGCACTGGAAGGCGCGGGGATCGCCTTTGTAGCCGGCGGCGCGGTGGAGGCCGGCAGCCTTGGCGCCTTCTCTGGGGCGGGCATGACCATGGACGCTTATGAGCGCCAGGGCGTGAGCCGCTACGCTCAGCTTGCGGCCATCGTCGCCTCGATCCTCGACGCCGCGATCCGCGCCCAGCCCAATCTGCATGCTCAGCCGGCACAGTACCGCGCCAAAGACCCGGCCTCGCTCAAGGCCAAGCTGGTCAAACTGGAGATCGCTGAAGGGCGCGATCTCACCACCGCGATCAAGGATCTGGCCGGCGTCAGGCTCGTCTTCTATTCCAACGCCGACGTCGATCGCTTCCTGCACTCTGGCATCGTGCGGGACAATTTCGATGTCGATTGGTCACGCACGCGACTGCACTATCCAGGCGCCGATCCCGCCCAGCCCGACAACCAATTCATCGGCAACAATTACGTGGTGCGGCTTAAACCCGATCGCGCGGCGCTGCCCGAATACGCACCCGTGGCCGGGCTCTGGTGCGAAGTGCAGGTGCAGACCATTCTGAACCACGCCTGGTCGGCGATGGCGCACGACACCATTTATAAGCGCCCCGATCTCGCCGGCGTTGGCCAAGCGCAAATGGAGCGCATCAATGCGCGCATGAGCAAGATCATGCGCCAATATCTGCTCCCGGCCGGGTTCGAGTTTCAGAAGGTGCTGGCCGACTTCGATCGTCTGGCCGAGGGCAAGAACCTCTTCGACACCGATGTCTTGGATCAGATCGTCAACGCGCCCGATAACAACGTGCGCTACGACTTGATCGACGCGTTCGACGACAATGTGCTGCCGCTCTACGACAACATCACGGACGTCTATCCCGCGATCCGCGACGCCTTGCTGCGCGCCGTTGCGGTGGCGCGCACGACGCCCGAGCAGCCGAAGGAAACCCCGTACGGCAGCTTTATGGCCCGCACCGTCAAAGCCATCACCGATCGGGTGCTCAAGATCGTCATGCGCCTCCGATACGTCGACATCGAGGCTACGTTCGATGCGCTGGCCGAGCTTTATCTCGGCGCTGCCGCCGAAGAGGAGCGCGAATACGTTGTCAAAGCCGCGGCGGAATTCGCCAAGCATGACCTTGCCGTCTGGCGCCAGCACGGGGCCATCGTTCAGATCCGGCTGTTGGATCGCATCGACACGCTCGATGAAAACCATCGCGCCTTGCTGCGGCCGCTGCTGACGGAAATCTACCGGAGCGCTCTCGATCCGGAAGTGCATGGCACGACCAGCACTTGGAACGCGGTGCAGATTTCAACGGGCTCCGTTGTCGCCAGCGATGCGCTCAAGATCATGCGCCGGCGCGCCATTGCTGCGCTGTTCGCGCAATATCTGGCGGCTGCGACCGATGTGGAACGGCGCGATATTATTGCGGCGCTGAATCGCGCCACGCGCATGCCGATCCGCGGCAATTACGCGGACGCCCTTCTGGTTGCGGTGCTGGACGACACCAAGACGGTTGTCGATTTCTATGCAAGCCAGGCCAGCGCGCAGGCGCACGAACTTCGCCAAGCGATCGAACACGATCTTCTGTTTCTCTATCACCGCAATCGCGGTGTGCCTCAGGAAGGGGAGTTCGCCGAAGCGATCGCCGCGGCGCGCGCAGCGTTGGATGCGGCGATTCTGCGCTATCGCGACACGGTCAACGCCATCGCCGACTTCGTCGCCTTTAAAACCCTCGTCGGCTACCAATCGGTGTTCGAGCCGGAATGGGAAAATTCCCAACTTGGCTGGGAAGCGAAGGAGGCTTACCGCGAGACGCGCATTGAAGACTACGTCGCCGGAATCGACGCCAGCAACGCCGATCACTGGTTCGACATCGCGCTTTCGTGCGCGTCGGTGAAGTCCAACGATCTCGCCACCTTTCCAAGCTTCGGCAAATTCATCCGACGCGTCTCAGAGCTCAAACCCGACATCGGCGAAGCGTGGCTGGAGAAGGCCCAAGGCACGCCGCTGGCGCGGTTCATGCCGGGCTTTCTACATGGGCTGGCCAAGAGCCGGCCGAAACTGGCGCGCAAGATCGCCAGCAGCGCCATCGCCAAAGGTGAGTTCTTGGCCGAAGTGGTGCTTTGGCTCCGCCACGCCGAGCCTCTCGATGGTTCGCTCGCCAAACGCGGCGCGGGCGCCGCAATCAAACGCGATGCGGCCGATGCGGTTTACACCGCGCTCGAAATGGCCGTCGCGCGTGCGCCCGATCTGGGCGCGGCCGAGGCGCGCGAGATTTTCCTGAGCTGCCTCAATTATCTCGATCGCACCAACAACGTCCATTGGACGCTGACCGGTTCGATCTGGTGGGAGAAAAACAAATTCGCCGACGCGCTTACCGACGATGACCTGCGCACGGTGCTGAAGGCGCTGGTCGCCGTTCCGGAAGTGGATTGGCACGTCGAGACCATGCTGATGGACATGAGTGCGCGCGTTCCTTCGGACGTCATCGCGCTCTTCGGTCAGCGCTTCGCCCATGAAAACGCGCTGCGCGAGGATCCGTTGAGCGCCCGCTATGAGGCCTTGCCGTTCAAGCTCGATCGCTTGGCGCCGCATCTGGCGGCGCACGTTGAGCTGACGCTGGCGCAGGCGGCAGTCTGGAACGCCGCCGATCCTCGGCTGGCGCGGTTCAAGAGCGCCGCCTTCATGGCCAAGCTCCACCCGCAATGGTCGGCCGGTTTGGAGAACGCGCTCTGGACACTCTTCGAGACCGGGGACCAAACCACGCGCGAATTCGTGCTCGCCGTGCTCGCCAATTATGAGGGCGCAGCGTTCATGCATCCGTTGTTGCGCAACATCGTCGCCGCCTTGCCGGAAGGCGACGAGCTCCTGTCCGACGTCAGCCTGGCGCTGCATGAGACCGGCGTCATGCATGGCGAATTCGGCGCCGTGGCCGCTTATCGCGCCAAAGCCGATGCGTTGAAGGCTTGGCTAACCGACGAGCGCGCGCGTGTGCGGGCCTTCGCTGAGGACACCATGCGCGGCTACGAAAACCACATCGCCGCAGAGCAGCGGCGCGCCGAAGAGGACTTGGCGATGCGCCGGCTTGCCTATGACGAACCGCCTGTCCCGCCATCCGAAGCGACCGAGGGAGAAGAGCAGTCGTGA